One Mycolicibacter sp. MU0083 DNA window includes the following coding sequences:
- a CDS encoding gluconate 2-dehydrogenase subunit 3 family protein, which translates to MADTSRPDHLPNLRADRQPPHPSWLPRQRRGITPQMIGRYPEFDVLATQDSWDDATRKVVLARLEPPGPLRFFTGAEEPTLRAFCDIVLAQDEEPRVPVAAFVDAKLADGQLDGYQYADMPDDRDTWRQVLRGLDEAAGQRCGKASFAAAAIPTQLALVDQFSRGRLQGGTWSELNVRRAWSVCMRMTLTAFYSHPWAWNEIGFGGPAYPRGYMRLGGPSGPAAVREPFESRGAIDTDPVELMHDEDS; encoded by the coding sequence ATGGCCGACACGTCCCGTCCCGACCACCTGCCCAACCTACGGGCCGATCGTCAACCTCCGCACCCGTCCTGGCTGCCCCGGCAACGACGCGGAATCACACCGCAGATGATCGGGCGCTATCCGGAATTCGACGTGCTGGCGACGCAGGACAGCTGGGACGACGCCACCCGGAAGGTCGTATTGGCCCGGCTGGAGCCGCCGGGACCGTTGCGGTTCTTCACCGGAGCCGAGGAACCGACCTTGCGCGCGTTCTGTGACATCGTGCTTGCGCAGGACGAAGAGCCGCGGGTTCCGGTGGCCGCGTTCGTCGACGCCAAACTGGCCGACGGCCAACTCGACGGATACCAGTACGCCGACATGCCGGACGATCGGGACACCTGGCGCCAGGTGTTGCGGGGCCTTGACGAGGCCGCCGGGCAGCGTTGCGGAAAGGCATCGTTCGCAGCTGCCGCGATCCCCACTCAGCTGGCGCTGGTCGACCAGTTCTCCCGGGGGCGGCTGCAGGGCGGCACCTGGTCGGAGCTGAACGTGCGCCGCGCATGGTCGGTGTGCATGCGGATGACCCTGACGGCGTTCTATTCGCATCCCTGGGCCTGGAACGAAATCGGGTTCGGAGGTCCGGCCTACCCGCGTGGCTACATGCGGCTGGGCGGACCGAGCGGGCCGGCGGCGGTGCGCGAGCCCTTTGAAAGCCGCGGTGCCATCGACACGGATCCGGTGGAACTGATGCACGACGAGGATTCGTAG
- a CDS encoding DUF6131 family protein — translation MIALGVILLVLALIFKINILWTVGIILLVVGAALWILGALGRPFAGRRYWY, via the coding sequence ATGATTGCCCTCGGCGTGATCCTGCTTGTTCTGGCGCTCATCTTCAAAATCAACATATTGTGGACGGTCGGAATCATCCTGCTGGTTGTCGGAGCGGCACTGTGGATTCTGGGTGCGCTCGGTCGTCCATTCGCAGGCCGACGCTATTGGTACTAG
- a CDS encoding Hsp20/alpha crystallin family protein encodes MMLMRTDPFRDLDRWTQQVFGTAARPAVMPMDAWRDGDQFIVEFDLPGVAEESLNLDVERNVLTVHAERPGLDHNREMVSAERPRGVFSRQLFLGDNLDAEQIQASYQDGVLRLSIPVAEKAKPRRIKVASGHGERAINA; translated from the coding sequence ATGATGTTGATGCGTACCGACCCGTTCCGTGATCTCGACCGCTGGACACAACAGGTGTTCGGCACCGCGGCGCGGCCGGCGGTGATGCCGATGGACGCCTGGCGCGACGGCGACCAGTTCATCGTCGAGTTCGACCTGCCCGGGGTGGCCGAAGAATCGCTGAACCTCGATGTCGAACGCAATGTGCTGACCGTCCACGCCGAACGCCCGGGACTGGATCACAACCGCGAGATGGTGTCGGCCGAACGGCCGCGGGGCGTCTTCAGTCGCCAGCTTTTCCTCGGCGACAACCTTGACGCCGAACAGATCCAGGCCAGCTACCAAGACGGCGTGTTGCGACTGTCCATCCCGGTCGCCGAGAAGGCGAAACCGCGCCGCATCAAGGTGGCCAGCGGACACGGCGAACGCGCCATCAACGCCTGA
- a CDS encoding MerR family transcriptional regulator: protein MSARAGLGVYGISVAAELSGIGPQTLRLYESRGLLTPARTAGGTRRYSDDDIARLRRITELVNIGINVAGIGEILDLEARNARLVSDNNRLESDNTRLRSDNSRLKSDYALLVAERAKRSASGRARTPKQKGS from the coding sequence ATGAGTGCCCGTGCAGGGCTTGGGGTGTACGGCATCTCGGTGGCCGCCGAGTTGTCCGGTATCGGTCCGCAGACCTTGCGCCTCTACGAGAGCCGCGGTCTGCTGACCCCGGCGCGTACCGCGGGCGGTACGCGCCGCTACAGCGATGACGACATCGCCCGACTGCGGCGGATCACGGAACTGGTGAATATCGGCATCAACGTGGCCGGCATCGGGGAGATCCTCGACCTCGAAGCCCGCAACGCCCGACTGGTGTCTGACAACAACAGGCTGGAATCCGACAACACCCGGCTGCGGTCCGACAACAGTCGGCTGAAATCGGACTATGCCCTGCTCGTCGCCGAACGCGCAAAGCGCTCGGCCTCGGGCAGAGCACGAACCCCGAAACAGAAGGGGTCATGA
- a CDS encoding CDGSH iron-sulfur domain-containing protein, giving the protein MTEQRPRVVQPVRNGPVLVAGPVRIETPDGVVESDRFMVAICACGRSRNYPLCDTSHRRRDAPHRRADADPGGDT; this is encoded by the coding sequence GTGACCGAGCAGCGACCACGGGTGGTGCAGCCGGTCCGCAACGGCCCGGTCCTGGTCGCCGGGCCGGTGCGGATCGAAACCCCCGACGGTGTCGTGGAATCGGATCGTTTCATGGTGGCGATCTGTGCGTGCGGCCGCAGCCGCAACTACCCGCTGTGCGATACCAGCCATCGGCGACGGGACGCGCCGCATCGCCGTGCCGACGCGGATCCCGGGGGAGATACATAG
- a CDS encoding HemK2/MTQ2 family protein methyltransferase, translating to MTVGVPYPLRRRPPYLDGVYAPQEDSDLLIEAMDESGLVPGARVLDLCTGSGVAAIAAAELGADSVTAFDICPRAVHCARQNARAAGVDVTVRQGPWSGALRYAPFDLVVANPPYVPSPPDVGPVAAADGPEQSWNGGIDGRIVLDPLCRAAPALLRSGGALLLVQSALADVVRSVQTLRGSGLSVEIAASRHIPFGPVLTAHAAWLEQTGRVAAGCRVEQLVVIRADKP from the coding sequence ATGACCGTAGGTGTGCCCTACCCGTTGCGCCGTCGGCCGCCGTATCTGGACGGTGTCTATGCCCCCCAAGAAGATTCGGATCTGCTTATCGAGGCAATGGACGAGTCCGGCCTGGTGCCCGGGGCCAGGGTGCTGGACCTGTGCACCGGGAGCGGTGTGGCGGCGATCGCGGCGGCCGAGTTGGGCGCGGACAGTGTCACCGCGTTCGATATCTGCCCGCGTGCGGTGCACTGCGCTCGGCAGAATGCGCGGGCAGCCGGCGTGGACGTGACGGTCAGGCAGGGCCCCTGGAGCGGTGCGCTGCGTTACGCCCCGTTCGACCTCGTCGTAGCCAATCCGCCCTATGTGCCCTCGCCGCCCGACGTCGGCCCGGTTGCCGCGGCAGACGGTCCGGAGCAGTCGTGGAACGGGGGCATCGACGGACGGATCGTGCTCGACCCCCTTTGCCGAGCGGCACCGGCATTGCTGCGCAGCGGTGGTGCGCTGCTGCTCGTGCAATCCGCTCTCGCCGACGTCGTACGCTCCGTGCAGACGTTGCGTGGATCGGGTTTGTCGGTCGAGATCGCCGCCAGCCGGCACATCCCGTTCGGGCCGGTCCTCACCGCGCACGCCGCTTGGCTGGAACAGACCGGCCGGGTGGCGGCCGGTTGCCGGGTGGAACAGCTGGTGGTCATCCGGGCGGACAAGCCGTGA
- a CDS encoding thiamine pyrophosphate-requiring protein has protein sequence MPKTADFILDRLRQWGVHRIFGYPGDGILSMIGALDRAGGDPELIQPRHEEMAAFMATGHAKFTGELGCCLATSGGGAIHLLNGLYDAKLDHQPVVAIVGQQKRMSLGAAFQQEIDPNSLYKDVSSDFVQTCMAPAQARHLVDRACKVALTNRTVATIILPEDVAEEEAVTSPPRQHGAVFSSVGWTKPRMVPPLTELRKAAEILNEGEKVAILVGAGAADAADEVVEAADLLGAGVAKTSLGRAALPDELPYVTGPIGLLGSTASEAMMSGADTLFMIGTSFPYAEWLPEEGQARGVEINHDGRMIGVRYPVQANLIGDSKDTLAELIPLLSRKKDRSWRRKIESEVETWWRVLDDRAHDKASPLNPELVVHELSKRLPDDAVVTTDAGSVANWWARHLRLRRGMAASLAGNLATMGPGTPYAISAKLARPDRPVIAVVGDGVFQMNGMAEMITVKRYHDRLSDGPLIFCVFNNQDLNQVTWEQRAMGGEPKFEDSQMIPDVPYAEFARLLGLTGIRCDSPDTIGQAWDEALAAPGPVVLEVVVDPGVPPVPPHIETMIAKNTAKAMLKDPDRVAVVTKGAKQKMHEFTESARQSVRGIRSKNGG, from the coding sequence ATGCCGAAAACCGCGGACTTCATCCTCGATAGGCTCCGTCAGTGGGGGGTGCACCGGATTTTCGGCTATCCCGGTGACGGGATTCTGTCGATGATCGGCGCCTTGGACCGAGCCGGGGGAGACCCCGAGCTCATCCAGCCGCGCCACGAAGAGATGGCGGCGTTCATGGCCACCGGCCACGCGAAGTTCACCGGCGAACTGGGCTGCTGCCTCGCCACTTCGGGCGGAGGCGCGATCCACCTGCTCAACGGGCTCTATGACGCCAAACTCGACCATCAGCCGGTGGTCGCGATCGTCGGTCAGCAGAAGCGGATGTCGCTGGGAGCGGCCTTCCAGCAGGAGATCGATCCGAACTCGCTGTACAAGGACGTCTCGTCGGACTTCGTCCAGACCTGCATGGCACCGGCTCAGGCCCGCCATCTGGTGGACCGGGCCTGCAAGGTGGCGCTGACGAACCGAACGGTGGCCACCATCATCCTTCCCGAGGACGTCGCCGAGGAGGAAGCGGTCACCTCGCCACCGCGGCAACACGGCGCGGTCTTCAGCAGTGTCGGATGGACCAAACCGCGGATGGTTCCACCGCTGACCGAACTGCGCAAAGCCGCCGAGATCCTCAACGAGGGCGAGAAGGTCGCGATCCTGGTCGGCGCGGGAGCCGCCGACGCCGCCGACGAAGTGGTCGAGGCCGCCGACCTGCTCGGCGCGGGGGTGGCCAAGACGTCGCTGGGGCGCGCGGCGCTACCGGACGAATTGCCCTATGTGACCGGACCCATCGGCCTGCTGGGTTCGACGGCCAGCGAAGCGATGATGTCGGGCGCCGACACCCTGTTCATGATCGGCACCAGCTTTCCCTACGCAGAGTGGCTGCCCGAGGAAGGGCAGGCCCGAGGAGTGGAGATCAACCATGACGGCCGGATGATCGGGGTGCGGTACCCGGTGCAGGCCAACCTGATCGGCGACTCCAAGGACACACTTGCCGAACTGATTCCGCTGCTCAGCCGAAAGAAAGACCGGTCTTGGCGGCGAAAGATCGAGAGCGAAGTCGAAACCTGGTGGCGGGTGCTCGACGACCGGGCACACGACAAGGCCAGCCCGCTCAACCCCGAACTGGTGGTGCACGAACTCTCCAAACGTCTGCCCGACGACGCCGTCGTCACCACCGATGCGGGATCGGTCGCCAACTGGTGGGCGCGGCACCTGCGGCTGCGACGCGGTATGGCGGCCTCCCTGGCCGGGAACCTCGCGACCATGGGACCGGGGACCCCGTATGCGATCAGCGCCAAACTCGCCCGACCCGATCGGCCGGTGATCGCCGTCGTCGGTGATGGGGTCTTCCAGATGAACGGCATGGCCGAGATGATCACGGTCAAGCGTTATCACGACCGGTTGTCCGACGGACCGTTGATCTTCTGCGTCTTCAACAACCAGGACCTCAATCAGGTGACCTGGGAGCAGCGGGCGATGGGCGGTGAGCCCAAATTCGAAGATTCGCAGATGATCCCGGACGTGCCCTACGCCGAATTCGCCCGACTACTCGGGCTGACCGGGATTCGGTGCGACAGTCCGGACACGATCGGTCAAGCCTGGGATGAGGCGCTGGCAGCACCCGGGCCGGTGGTGCTCGAAGTGGTCGTCGATCCGGGTGTTCCTCCGGTCCCGCCGCACATCGAGACGATGATCGCCAAGAACACGGCCAAGGCGATGCTCAAAGACCCGGACCGGGTCGCTGTGGTCACCAAGGGCGCCAAGCAGAAGATGCACGAGTTCACCGAATCGGCCAGACAATCGGTGCGCGGTATCCGTAGCAAGAACGGCGGGTAG
- a CDS encoding MPT63 family protein, with translation MKFSKTAAKTAVGAAGIAAFGVLSAAAAHADPAIRPFGATEQLDDGAMATSYTVSNLGPANIVIPGYQPQGTLYQADVTARADRGTVTPLVADFNARAADSKTYRVINTVPTPGGINPEPIVQGQQASGKVYFDVTGAPPDGVVYNDGVQDVLIWSSKA, from the coding sequence GTGAAGTTCTCCAAGACTGCCGCCAAGACGGCCGTAGGTGCAGCGGGTATCGCCGCGTTCGGCGTTCTCTCCGCGGCCGCCGCTCACGCGGATCCGGCGATTCGGCCGTTCGGCGCCACCGAGCAACTCGACGACGGGGCGATGGCCACGTCCTACACCGTGAGCAACCTGGGCCCGGCAAACATCGTCATTCCCGGCTACCAGCCTCAGGGCACGCTGTACCAAGCTGACGTGACGGCGCGCGCCGACCGGGGCACCGTGACGCCCCTGGTCGCCGACTTCAACGCCAGGGCCGCGGACAGCAAGACATATCGGGTGATCAATACGGTGCCCACTCCCGGCGGCATCAATCCGGAACCGATCGTTCAGGGTCAGCAGGCCAGCGGCAAGGTGTACTTCGATGTCACCGGCGCACCCCCCGACGGGGTGGTCTACAACGACGGAGTTCAGGACGTGCTGATCTGGTCCAGCAAAGCCTGA
- a CDS encoding PAS and ANTAR domain-containing protein, with product MPVGGNADDHPDADLAVLGEPQRVGRFRYWLADRRWEWSDTVARMHGYEPDAVVPSTELLLQHKHPEDRAQVAEVLKRVVEGEPFSSRHRIVDTSGQVHWVIVVGDRMLDDEGCALGTAGFYVDVSDVLQADISAGVSEVAQSRAVIEQAKGVLMVAYGISAERAFDILVWRSQETNIKVRDLAARFLAAFTGRLPSDVLSDLDHTLLTVS from the coding sequence ATGCCCGTGGGCGGCAATGCCGATGATCACCCCGACGCAGATCTGGCCGTCTTGGGTGAGCCGCAACGCGTCGGACGGTTCCGGTACTGGCTCGCCGATCGACGTTGGGAATGGTCCGACACGGTAGCCCGGATGCATGGCTATGAACCGGATGCGGTCGTGCCGAGTACCGAACTGCTGCTCCAGCACAAACACCCCGAAGACCGTGCCCAGGTGGCAGAGGTCCTGAAGCGAGTGGTCGAGGGCGAACCGTTCAGCAGCCGACACCGGATCGTCGACACCTCCGGTCAAGTCCACTGGGTGATCGTGGTCGGCGACCGCATGCTCGACGACGAGGGCTGCGCGCTCGGCACCGCAGGTTTCTACGTCGACGTCAGTGATGTGCTGCAAGCCGACATCAGTGCCGGAGTCTCCGAGGTCGCGCAGTCGCGTGCGGTGATCGAACAGGCCAAGGGCGTACTGATGGTCGCGTACGGGATCTCAGCCGAGCGGGCGTTCGACATCCTGGTGTGGCGTTCGCAGGAGACCAACATCAAGGTGCGCGATCTGGCGGCCCGTTTCCTGGCTGCTTTCACCGGCAGATTGCCCAGCGACGTGTTGTCCGATCTGGACCACACACTTTTGACCGTGTCTTAG
- a CDS encoding GAF and ANTAR domain-containing protein: MTLAGRDDMMRDVADLVRTLNRRSHTDSDGALDEMVANLLAHMTCAQHAGVTLATSEGDVQTLSATDSYPVVLDDIQRRHREGPCLAAAWKHHVVRLDDVDSEDRWPSYCREVSATTPIRSILAFEIFTGEGTTGALNFYAHTAGAFDDDAVELGLTLATHAALAWHMVRRDEQFRSALASRDVIGQAKGMLMERFDIDALQAFELLKHLSQSSNVPLAEVAQELVSSGRRGK, from the coding sequence ATGACGTTGGCGGGCCGCGACGACATGATGCGCGATGTAGCGGATCTGGTGCGCACCCTGAATCGGCGGTCGCATACGGATTCCGACGGTGCACTCGATGAGATGGTCGCTAACCTGCTGGCGCATATGACCTGTGCGCAACACGCCGGCGTAACGCTCGCCACCTCGGAGGGCGATGTTCAAACGTTATCTGCCACAGACTCATACCCGGTCGTGCTGGACGATATCCAGCGGCGCCACCGAGAAGGGCCGTGTCTGGCCGCGGCGTGGAAGCATCACGTCGTACGGTTGGACGACGTTGACTCCGAGGACCGCTGGCCATCCTATTGCCGGGAGGTCTCCGCTACGACACCGATCCGATCCATACTGGCGTTCGAGATATTCACCGGCGAGGGGACTACCGGCGCCCTGAACTTCTACGCTCACACCGCCGGGGCATTCGACGACGACGCGGTGGAGCTGGGTTTGACGCTGGCCACCCACGCCGCGCTTGCGTGGCACATGGTTCGTCGCGACGAGCAGTTCCGAAGCGCGTTGGCCTCTCGCGACGTGATCGGTCAGGCCAAAGGGATGCTCATGGAGAGGTTCGACATCGACGCACTGCAAGCCTTCGAACTGCTCAAGCACTTGTCCCAATCCTCGAATGTTCCGCTGGCAGAGGTCGCCCAGGAACTGGTGAGCAGTGGTCGCCGCGGCAAGTGA
- a CDS encoding STAS domain-containing protein yields MISVAGELDASNAEQLTDYVQRCADYCEWLVLDLNELEFMGTAGFSALKTITERCAQAMIYCTTVSGVAVARLLRICDPANTVPTAPSVAVALGAVQGLRPAQQVL; encoded by the coding sequence GTGATCAGCGTCGCGGGTGAACTCGACGCGTCCAACGCCGAGCAGCTCACCGACTACGTGCAACGCTGCGCGGACTACTGCGAATGGCTGGTCCTTGACCTCAATGAACTGGAATTCATGGGAACCGCGGGCTTTTCAGCGTTGAAGACCATCACCGAGCGATGCGCCCAGGCCATGATCTACTGCACCACGGTGTCGGGCGTCGCGGTCGCTCGGCTCTTGCGAATCTGCGACCCCGCCAATACCGTGCCGACGGCACCGTCGGTGGCGGTTGCCCTGGGAGCAGTGCAGGGGTTACGGCCGGCCCAGCAGGTCCTTTAG
- a CDS encoding MFS transporter has translation MAGRSARGPWGSALAGRRHRRRRWRRDQIRVADPEQVRRSIGGTAIGNFMEWYDFGVYGYLATTIARVFYPGSGAGSLIGAFATMAAAFAVRPVGGLIFGTLGDRIGRKRVLVTTLLLMTVGTTATGLLPGYRAIGIAAPILLVATRMVQGFSAGGEYVGAMVYVGEQAPDNKRVMLAGFLPLSSQAGYVAAGALVTVMQARLSEEAMLSWGWRVPLLLSAPLGLTALYLRLRMKESPVYEQAGGARGAAEDSAATQLRRTARQWRPLLLCVALVLAYNVTDYLLTGFLPAYLQTATQIPHTVGLLVIVATLVVLMAAVVPLARLSDRIGVKPVLYAGCAMLLVVSVPALSLAHTAQGYPVVFAGVLLIGLMLLCFDATLPATLPALFPTPVRYGALAIGFNVSVSAFGGTTPLIAEALVSSTGNPVAPAYLLMAAGAIGAIAVVFTPEVAGRRLPGSGPAVESEARARELSDG, from the coding sequence ATGGCTGGCCGGTCGGCCCGAGGCCCGTGGGGTAGCGCGCTGGCCGGCCGCAGACATCGCCGCCGCAGATGGCGGCGCGATCAGATCCGGGTCGCCGACCCTGAGCAGGTCCGGCGATCCATTGGTGGCACCGCCATCGGCAACTTCATGGAGTGGTACGACTTCGGCGTCTACGGATACCTGGCCACCACTATCGCGCGGGTGTTCTACCCGGGCTCCGGAGCCGGCAGCCTGATCGGAGCCTTCGCCACCATGGCCGCCGCGTTCGCGGTGCGCCCGGTCGGGGGATTGATCTTCGGCACCCTCGGCGACCGGATCGGCCGTAAGCGCGTACTGGTCACCACGCTGCTGCTGATGACGGTCGGCACCACCGCCACCGGGCTGCTTCCCGGCTACCGTGCCATCGGCATCGCGGCGCCGATTCTGCTGGTAGCGACTCGCATGGTGCAGGGTTTCTCCGCGGGCGGCGAGTATGTCGGGGCGATGGTCTACGTGGGCGAACAGGCGCCGGACAACAAACGAGTCATGTTGGCCGGATTTCTGCCCCTGAGCTCACAGGCCGGCTATGTGGCCGCGGGTGCGCTGGTCACCGTAATGCAGGCCCGGCTGAGCGAGGAGGCGATGCTCAGTTGGGGATGGCGGGTTCCGTTGTTGCTCAGTGCGCCACTGGGGCTGACCGCGCTCTACTTGCGGCTGCGTATGAAGGAGTCACCTGTCTATGAACAGGCGGGCGGTGCTCGGGGTGCCGCCGAAGACTCCGCCGCCACGCAGCTGCGGCGTACCGCCAGGCAGTGGAGGCCCCTACTGCTCTGTGTCGCATTGGTTTTGGCCTACAACGTCACCGACTACCTGCTCACCGGGTTTCTGCCCGCCTATCTGCAGACAGCCACGCAGATTCCGCACACCGTCGGCCTGCTGGTGATCGTGGCGACGCTGGTGGTATTGATGGCTGCGGTGGTACCCCTTGCCCGGCTTTCCGACCGCATTGGTGTCAAGCCGGTTTTGTACGCGGGATGCGCCATGTTGCTGGTGGTTTCGGTACCGGCGTTGAGCCTGGCCCACACCGCCCAAGGCTATCCGGTGGTCTTCGCGGGGGTGCTGCTGATCGGCCTGATGTTGCTGTGCTTCGACGCCACCTTGCCGGCAACGCTGCCCGCACTGTTCCCCACGCCGGTGCGCTACGGCGCGTTGGCGATCGGCTTCAACGTGTCGGTGTCTGCGTTCGGTGGGACTACGCCGCTCATCGCCGAGGCACTGGTCTCGAGTACCGGCAACCCGGTGGCGCCGGCATACCTGCTGATGGCAGCCGGCGCCATCGGCGCCATAGCGGTCGTATTCACCCCTGAAGTCGCCGGTAGGAGACTGCCGGGATCAGGGCCGGCGGTGGAGAGCGAAGCGCGGGCACGCGAACTCTCCGACGGATAG
- a CDS encoding DUF6131 family protein: MIGLGLLVLILGLVLDIYVLWAIGIVLLVVGAVLWLLGAVGRPVGGRRHWY, encoded by the coding sequence ATGATCGGACTCGGGTTGCTGGTGTTGATCTTGGGTCTGGTGTTGGACATCTATGTGCTGTGGGCGATCGGAATCGTCCTGCTGGTCGTCGGCGCCGTGCTCTGGTTGTTGGGGGCGGTAGGCCGGCCGGTCGGCGGCCGACGCCACTGGTATTGA
- a CDS encoding hemerythrin domain-containing protein, with translation MAQTTLHNRADVVDFLTEQHQRSKALFDETLLAAGTEREESFVRLRRLLAVHETAEEAIVHPRAAHELDNGRTVIDARLIEEKHAKTALGELENVDVDSEFFTERLRELRDDVAEHADREEHDEFAYLQAELGDSELQLLERAVRLAEAIAPTRPHAGIEGALANAFVGPFASMVDRAHDAILGYDS, from the coding sequence ATGGCACAGACGACATTGCACAACCGGGCGGACGTGGTCGACTTTCTCACCGAACAACACCAGCGCAGCAAAGCGCTGTTCGATGAGACGCTGTTGGCCGCCGGTACCGAGCGTGAGGAGTCGTTCGTCCGGCTGCGCCGCCTGCTGGCCGTGCACGAGACCGCCGAAGAGGCGATCGTGCATCCGCGGGCCGCGCACGAACTCGACAACGGCCGTACGGTGATCGACGCGCGGCTGATCGAGGAAAAGCACGCCAAGACGGCCTTGGGCGAGTTGGAGAACGTCGACGTCGATTCGGAATTCTTCACCGAGCGACTTCGGGAGCTTCGCGATGATGTTGCGGAGCACGCCGACCGCGAAGAACACGACGAATTCGCGTATCTACAAGCCGAACTCGGTGATTCCGAACTGCAGCTACTGGAAAGGGCGGTCAGACTGGCCGAGGCTATCGCACCGACTCGGCCGCACGCCGGGATTGAGGGCGCACTGGCGAACGCCTTCGTCGGTCCGTTCGCCTCGATGGTGGACCGGGCTCACGACGCCATCTTGGGCTACGACTCATGA
- a CDS encoding aminotransferase class I/II-fold pyridoxal phosphate-dependent enzyme, giving the protein MDQSRAPVLEALADYRREDRYGFSPPGHRRGRGADESVLEVLGADLFGADVLARGGLDDWVARGGFLTDAEQLMADAVGASTTFFSTCGSSLSVRAAMMAVAGGAGGGLLLPRDAHKSVVGGLIFSGIRPRWIVPRWDAERHLCHPPSPERVARAWEENPDAAGALVVSPSPYGTCADLAAIADICHQRGKPLIVDEAWGAHLPFHEDLPTWAMDAGADVCVVSVHKMGAGFEQGSVYHIQGDLIDRERLTACADLLMTTSPSVPIYAALDGWRRQMVQHGHELLGAACALARDVRGRIDEIAGVEVLEQALLGAEASHDLDRLQVLVDVSATGTSGYQTRDWLREQRGLDVGLADHRRILITLSFADDHRTAGRLLDGLCEWRDAATSFERPPEIRLPSPQELQLESVQLPRDAFFGPTEMVAASRAGGRIAAEQITPYPPGVPAVVPGERLNAAVIDYLRSGLAAGMALPDAADSSLEHIRVVA; this is encoded by the coding sequence ATGGATCAGAGCCGAGCGCCGGTGCTGGAAGCCTTGGCCGATTACCGTCGCGAAGACCGGTACGGTTTCAGCCCGCCGGGGCACCGCCGGGGACGTGGCGCAGACGAGTCGGTACTCGAGGTGCTGGGCGCCGATCTGTTCGGCGCCGATGTCCTGGCGCGCGGTGGCTTGGACGACTGGGTCGCACGCGGAGGGTTTCTGACCGACGCCGAGCAGTTGATGGCCGACGCGGTGGGGGCTTCGACGACATTCTTCTCCACCTGCGGCAGTTCGCTCTCCGTTCGAGCGGCGATGATGGCGGTCGCCGGAGGGGCCGGCGGCGGGCTGCTGCTGCCGCGCGACGCCCACAAGTCTGTGGTGGGTGGGCTCATCTTCTCCGGGATTCGGCCGCGTTGGATCGTCCCGCGCTGGGACGCTGAACGGCACCTGTGCCATCCGCCGTCACCGGAGCGGGTCGCCAGAGCCTGGGAGGAGAATCCCGACGCCGCGGGTGCGCTGGTGGTCAGTCCGTCGCCGTACGGCACCTGTGCGGACCTGGCCGCCATCGCCGACATCTGTCATCAGCGCGGCAAACCGCTGATCGTGGACGAGGCCTGGGGTGCGCACCTGCCCTTCCACGAGGATCTACCGACCTGGGCGATGGACGCCGGCGCAGACGTCTGCGTGGTCAGCGTGCACAAGATGGGAGCGGGATTCGAGCAGGGCTCGGTCTACCACATCCAGGGCGACCTCATCGACCGGGAGCGACTGACGGCGTGCGCCGATCTGTTGATGACCACCAGTCCCAGCGTGCCGATCTATGCAGCACTGGATGGCTGGCGCCGCCAGATGGTGCAGCACGGGCATGAACTGTTGGGGGCCGCGTGCGCGTTGGCGCGCGACGTGCGCGGACGCATCGATGAGATCGCGGGAGTCGAAGTGCTCGAGCAGGCGCTGCTCGGTGCGGAGGCCTCCCACGACCTGGACCGACTGCAGGTCCTGGTCGATGTGTCGGCCACCGGGACGTCGGGCTATCAGACCCGGGACTGGCTACGCGAACAGCGGGGCCTGGACGTGGGGTTGGCAGATCACCGGCGAATCCTGATCACTCTGTCCTTCGCCGACGATCACCGCACCGCCGGCCGACTTCTGGATGGGCTCTGCGAATGGCGCGACGCCGCAACCTCTTTCGAACGACCGCCTGAGATCCGTCTGCCTTCGCCGCAGGAGTTGCAGCTGGAATCGGTGCAGTTGCCTCGGGATGCCTTCTTCGGCCCTACCGAGATGGTCGCGGCGTCGCGTGCCGGCGGACGTATCGCCGCCGAGCAGATCACGCCGTATCCACCGGGCGTGCCGGCGGTGGTGCCCGGCGAGCGCCTCAACGCGGCTGTCATCGACTACCTGCGGTCCGGACTGGCCGCTGGGATGGCGTTGCCCGATGCCGCGGACTCGTCACTCGAACACATCCGGGTGGTGGCGTGA